The DNA window cttttttgcaaaataaataTTAGACCAACTGCGCCCGGCGGTAGCCGGTAGGTGAAACATATGAAATGACGACACCGACAAGAAAATGGAAAGAGACATATCAATATTATTTGAATTAAATTGCTTGCTCAcgttacaacttacaacatcTAGAAGATATTTTCACTCAAGAACATATCAGTAACATCCTAACTCCTAACCTAAAATACAGCATCACATGGTCAATTGCACTGTGCATGATGCAATAGAATCCAGAACACATGTATGAGGAACAGCCCTGGAGCCAATCGTTGCCGCCAATTCTTCAGCCTCAGCCTTCCTCTTTCTGATGACCTCATTAAGGGTATCAGGATCACTTCCTTGTGGTGGCTCCATGCTGTAAATTATCAAGGATGTGCTAGAGAGATCAGCCTTGTCCAAGATTGATCCCCCAGCTGCAGTGATCAAATCTTCAAGGTGAACCTTGTAATTGGGCATGAAATGGCCACTGAAGTAAAAGGTCAATCCTGCAAACAGATGTGGTGcctagaaaacaagaaacacatGGGATCAATACTCCATGAAGATTGAACTTGTACTTTGACTTATTTACTCAGTGAATTTGTACACACATTTTGCATTGCTCGTAGTCTTCCCATGCGAGGGCCATCAAAGGAGCCATGAACATCAGAACTGATCTCATAAGGCTCTTCTGGGACTGGTTCTTTAGCCTCCATACAAGCTTTCAGCCCTAAATATTACACAATAACATGAATCAGAGAAACTTCCTAGCAGAAGAGGGTATTTACAATGGAGCAACCATTGTAAATGCAAGCATAAAAATATTCATGTGGTAAGCATGCTCAACTTATTTTAAGCGTATGAAAAGAGAACTACATGTAAGAAGTGACAAAATCCATCAGCTATTGTCTAATTTCTAAAAGATGACAAAGGATGTGTTAGAAAAGCACAAGAGCAGAAACCATTATCCCCAGGTAAACCCAGGTCTTAATTTTCAGAGGCATTGAACTTACAGTTTATATTCAGAACCCATTTCCCAGCTAGTATGGCCATGAGAACCTTGAGTGTCCTGGCACATGCCCCACGTTCATCCGTATTAGCAATCACATGAGTCACATTCGACCTCCAACCGTTAGTTACAGTGATGCCAGTTTGGTGCTCAAACTGGTCCAAGATTTCCTGTCAAGTTCCAAACAAAGAAAGTTTACATTTTTGAAACAACCAAATCATGCAATAGCCTGTTGAAATTGTAATTAGATAAGAGATAACTATTAATCACCTTCTCCTGACTAGAGAGAGCAGATCCACATATAACCCATTCACTAGTGAGAAAAGGTGAAGCTGTCCAAAGTCCATCCATATGGATTGTAGATGGTGAGTTCAGGTCATCAAGCATTGTATCGGAAGATGATCTGGCAAATCAAGAAAGGGAAAAGGTTCAACTTAAGGATATGTGCAGCCATGAAGGTATAGCAAAATGCAGTTACAATGAACAGGACTAGAGAACAAACCGCTGCAAGCTGGTCTTCTTATTTTTTGACTTTGATCTCTCACATGGCAACTTCTTCGAGGAATGAGAAGGACACAGCATAACAAAGTTCTCCTAAAACACAGTACATTTGATGAGATGAATTCACTTATTCACATAATTTTGTGCCACAAATAAAGACATGCATTCAGACTGAAAAAAGAATGGACAGTGCAAGGTTAAAGAAATATTTACATCATCCCATCGGCAGCCTGATATCCCATGGGCACATGGAACATGAAAGCTCTTGCGGCAGCTCTTGACAAGGCAGCCAAGGGCTGCACCTTTTAGTCCACAAACACTGCATTTGATCTTAGAAGCACGGGCCAACTCAGGCTCCAAGTTATTTGCAATGTCACCAGTAAAGAACGCTTGAGGGGCCCTACATTGGTATCAGtaacttcaatattaaaaaGTATAAGGAATTGTAGGTGA is part of the Oryza glaberrima chromosome 4, OglaRS2, whole genome shotgun sequence genome and encodes:
- the LOC127771364 gene encoding BRCA1-associated RING domain protein 1 isoform X2, which translates into the protein MESFRRFLNPLVLNLQKMELELTCPVCLKLLNAPTMLPCYHTSCSKCATTRTMDGYSCAICKSAYRSQDLRPASHLEAIVNIHRSLSSTVSSMVTQQEAQADIPVAKTSFQGTPESGNRNGAEKSDQKGPCRSQSSDGPRDLDCDSNDLEGELITSRSSPQSVLKREPNTANDDNRELKRQKSTDQDDRQPAVAGAWKCEFCHSSKTTESTGPLSHYLHGEPLEDNQAWKPNVLHVHEKCIEWAPQAFFTGDIANNLEPELARASKIKCSVCGLKGAALGCLVKSCRKSFHVPCAHGISGCRWDDENFVMLCPSHSSKKLPCERSKSKNKKTSLQRSSSDTMLDDLNSPSTIHMDGLWTASPFLTSEWVICGSALSSQEKEILDQFEHQTGITVTNGWRSNVTHVIANTDERGACARTLKVLMAILAGKWVLNINWLKACMEAKEPVPEEPYEISSDVHGSFDGPRMGRLRAMQNAPHLFAGLTFYFSGHFMPNYKVHLEDLITAAGGSILDKADLSSTSLIIYSMEPPQGSDPDTLNEVIRKRKAEAEELAATIGSRAVPHTCVLDSIASCTVQLTM
- the LOC127771364 gene encoding BRCA1-associated RING domain protein 1 isoform X1, producing MESFRRFLNPLVLNLQKMELELTCPVCLKLLNAPTMLPCYHTSCSKCATTRTMDGYSCAICKSAYRSQDLRPASHLEAIVNIHRSLSSTVSSMVTQQEAQADIPVAKTSFQGTPESGNRNGAEKSDQVKSYTPVASKLAYNQSTGLAYGNVDGVKERNPALETRGAADVTAMPTILVQKGPCRSQSSDGPRDLDCDSNDLEGELITSRSSPQSVLKREPNTANDDNRELKRQKSTDQDDRQPAVAGAWKCEFCHSSKTTESTGPLSHYLHGEPLEDNQAWKPNVLHVHEKCIEWAPQAFFTGDIANNLEPELARASKIKCSVCGLKGAALGCLVKSCRKSFHVPCAHGISGCRWDDENFVMLCPSHSSKKLPCERSKSKNKKTSLQRSSSDTMLDDLNSPSTIHMDGLWTASPFLTSEWVICGSALSSQEKEILDQFEHQTGITVTNGWRSNVTHVIANTDERGACARTLKVLMAILAGKWVLNINWLKACMEAKEPVPEEPYEISSDVHGSFDGPRMGRLRAMQNAPHLFAGLTFYFSGHFMPNYKVHLEDLITAAGGSILDKADLSSTSLIIYSMEPPQGSDPDTLNEVIRKRKAEAEELAATIGSRAVPHTCVLDSIASCTVQLTM